A genomic stretch from Penicillium digitatum chromosome 4, complete sequence includes:
- a CDS encoding JNK-interacting protein: protein MDAQPNMNSWLGSNHAGVEQPLSNHYPGWSSTAASPSNQPSPGRREHAVQPPLLTTSLSGPQYQGLGAGLGLTPTPLSSTSLSSPFTHGLSPAVPSPMNGRSVSSSSMASRNAYNVPYNPQDWGPPGRPQAQAPFLQPGNMHRVTPQRNDPDVSLSPPPPPYSPPSSQNRMSRDFSSQPISHFAGTPSPPDNREGVFEMPTQYQRRSNRPRPISMAYPPDSGRQSLPPPPPPRGHPASRSVSHGRVGYQGMSYNDPAIPYNASSHIPQLALYDQAQPSPGFDEHMSATPANFDTPSRAPGSRRAASAGAVISSAGSSRATSQSRNRSPPNGNWEPGMPLPPPPPGPPPAARSVSVSGSTESSSLRVTQNSNRTTRRGPPVLGTGLGSIPPTPADWIDEGYLNSRPTETLYVDTAKAAKTLEPKDSDPQDSTDQRTPGSGGLFRSSAVRDPSAKGIRERRIERRNRQSQVFEPPSAISPNGNSWADALEQIKPSNLILPDQTNNPDHYRHPTSGKYNQTPGSSSSIRPEGPHIVSRPRASPSAVLPELSPYVTPRKQPSSAGPSAEFAHTPPFSPNPNGVGSSADAKVTSQAVPPKALPTPPLNSAKEVRPRSHSRAPSQEAESRPLSHILHMSYDAVSTMKPLPLRRMPGQTAQVSMESVLKKDPAFLHDAIQRHKTFIDKEASAEDDAEALKIFADYLLAESQIRRQRYSKVWESFQVDDVRRNLFELPVKKPPKLKPQPKLDIPQNREGRPESAWWTNYQPCLSPIASLNMSNDESSRGRAPSRWWESATGSSGEGAERRVQRSKRESKYMGLPREAMHGDQELTPSQPKDVSMNYGSTEYGSDDYPPEKVGWHEGSPANSTGTGYRYESRNLDISRLITLPPPYPRHHPAVNNSHPDLVTHRTTVRSITDLAEIKTTRHRYKADVERMIQEHQQQVDEGHRHFRSNIQSQLQEGSLTFAEAAEAEAAMIAEENERERAMVKRQLDTYQETVLKPMHAILVDRISRATTCINQLSSMLSDDAQSGTLDQTQEEGDEKPELLEKLTQLKWLFEAREQLHRESFDLISDRDDKYKAVALLPYKQMKIEDKLRETQAFFTQDALRRRVQYETEALTRLEMFLDVIEQNVMRGVEVQLSAFWDIAPSLLALVQQAPENLRGFQVQIPAGEFEENPSYYEHPLQYLYTLLSHAEKSSYQFIESQTNLLCLLHEVRSAVMRASRKLVETQRIKRGETEDDVRREMQETRANEELALTTDLKDKVATVEGQWTEALGSQIEGLRERVKKQLMSENGWEELEQLEE, encoded by the exons ATGGATGCACAGCCCAATATGAATAG CTGGTTGGGTTCAAATCATGCAGGTGTCGAACAGCCGCTGAGCAACCATTATCCGGGCTGGTCATCGACAGCTGCGAGTCCCAGTAACCAGCCATCACCAGGTCGCCGAGAGCACGCCGTACAGCCGCCATTATTGACAACATCACTGAGCGGTCCTCAATATCAGGGTCTTGGGGCTGGTCTTGGACTAACACCGACGCCTCTATCGTCAACCTCGCTTTCAAGCCCATTTACTCACGGTCTATCGCCTGCTGTTCCATCGCCTATGAACGGCAGATCCGTCTCGTCGTCTTCGATGGCGTCTAGAAACGCATACAATGTTCCTTATAATCCTCAAGACTGGGGGCCTCCGGGCAGGCCCCAGGCGCAGGCCCCGTTTCTTCAGCCAGGCAATATGCATCGTGTGACGCCGCAAAGAAATGATCCGG ATGTGTCGTTGTCGCCACCTCCTCCGCCATACTCACCTCCCAGCAGCCAAAATCGAATGTCCCGGGACTTTTCTAGTCAGCCAATATCTCATTTTGCCGGAACGCCTTCCCCACCTGACAACAGAGAGGGCGTGTTTGAGATGCCTACCCAGTATCAAAGACGATCAAATCGGCCACGGCCAATATCTATGGCTTACCCGCCTGACTCTGGGCGCCAGTCGCTACCCCCTCCACCTCCCCCGAGGGGACACCCAGCGAGTAGGTCTGTTTCCCACGGTCGAGTGGGGTATCAGGGCATGTCCTATAATGACCCAGCTATTCCATATAATGCTTCTAGCCACATACCTCAGCTGGCACTGTATGACCAAGCCCAACCCTCGCCCGGCTTTGACGAGCATATGTCTGCAACACCTGCAAACTTCGATACGCCATCCCGGGCCCCTGGATCTCGAAGAGCCGCATCTGCTGGAGCCGTGATAAGCAGTGCAGGCTCATCGAGGGCAACGAGTCAGTCGCGAAATCGATCACCGCCAAATGGTAACTGGGAGCCCGGGATGCCACTTCCGCCACCACCTCCAGGGCCTCCTCCCGCCGCGAGGTCTGTCAGCGTGAGTGGCTCGACAGAATCCTCATCTCTGAGAGTAACCCAAAACTCGAACCGGACGACGAGAAGGGGACCTCCTGTGCTAGGAACAGGACTGGGAAGTATCCCGCCTACGCCAGCTGATTGGATAGACGAGGGATATTTGAACAGTCGACCAACGGAGACTTTATATGTTGATACAGCAAAAGCAGCCAAGACACTAGAGCCGAAGGACAGTGATCCTCAGGATTCAACTGATCAAAGAACTCCCGGTAGTGGCGGCCTTTTCCGCAGCTCAGCAGTCCGCGATCCGAGTGCCAAGGGCATCCGTGAAAGGCGAATTGAACGACGCAACCGACAAAGCCAGGTATTCGAGCCGCCAAGTGCGATATCACCAAATGGTAATTCTTGGGCCGATGCTCTCGAGCAGATCAAACCGTCGAACCTGATTCTACCAGACCAGACCAATAACCCAGACCACTATCGGCATCCAACGTCGGGCAAGTACAATCAAACTCCCGGCAGTAGCAGCAGCATTAGACCAGAAGGACCACATATTGTCTCACGACCTCGAGCATCGCCTAGCGCTGTACTTCCCGAACTATCACCCTACGTCACCCCCAGAAAACAACCCAGCTCTGCTGGTCCCTCGGCTGAATTTGCGCATACGCCTCCATTTTCGCCAAATCCAAATGGAGTGGGCTCGTCCGCAGATGCCAAAGTAACCAGTCAAGCAGTACCGCCAAAAGCACTACCAACTCCGCCTCTCAACTCGGCAAAAGAGGTCCGGCCACGCTCACACTCCCGTGCACCCTCCCAAGAAGCAGAGAGCCGCCCACTCTCTCACATTCTCCACATGTCTTATGATGCTGTTTCGACAATGAAACCCTTGCCACTACGCCGAATGCCAGGACAAACAGCACAGGTCTCAATGGAATCGGTCCTTAAAAAAGATCCTGCTTTCCTGCATGATGCGATTCAAAGACACAAAACCTTTATTGACAAAGAAGCTAGTGCCGAGGATGATGCGGAAGCACTCAAGATATTTGCGGACTATTTACTTGCCGAATCGCAGATCCGGCGCCAGCGGTACTCGAAAGTCTGGGAATCGTTCCAAGTAGACGATGTGCGCCGCAATCTTTTCGAGTTGCCGGTCAAGAAACCGCCGAAGCTTAAACCACAGCCAAAGCTAGATATCCCACAAAACCGAGAAGGTCGACCGGAGTCTGCATGGTGGACCAACTATCAGCCTTGCCTATCGCCGATTGCCAGCCTCAACATGAGCAACGATGAGAGCTCTCGAGGCCGTGCGCCAAGTCGCTGGTGGGAGTCGGCAACCGGTTCCAGCGGCGAGGGGGCCGAGAGAAGGGTTCAACGATCCAAGCGGGAATCCAAGTATATGGGCTTGCCTCGAGAGGCCATGCATGGGGACCAGGAGTTGACTCCCTCTCAGCCCAAAGATGTGAGCATGAACTATGGGAGTACGGAATATGGCTCTGATGATTACCCACCTGAGAAAGTCGGCTGGCATGAAGGGTCTCCTGCAAATTCTACCGGGACTGGGTATCGCTATGAAAGCCGCAATTTGGACATCTCGCGGTTGATCACTCTACCTCCGCCTTATCCCCGCCACCACCCTGCTGTGAATAACAGCCATCCTGATTTGGTGACTCATCGAACTACAGTTCGATCAATTACTGATCTCGCGGAGATCAAAACCACCAGACATCGGTACAAGGCTGACGTGGAGCGAATGATTCAAGAGCATCAGCAACAAGTCGATGAGGGGCACCGCCACTTCAGATCGAATATCCAAAGCCAGCTCCAAGAAGGCAGTCTCACCTTTGCGGAAGCAGCAGAAGCCGAGGCGGCGATGATTGCCGAAGAGAACGAGCGAGAAAGGGCAATGGTCAAACGCCAGCTAGACACGTACCAAGAAACAGTGCTCAAGCCGATGCACGCCATTCTCGTCGACAGAATCAGCAGAGCAACAACATGTATCAACCAGCTGAGTAGCATGCTCTCTGACGATGCACAGAGCGGGACACTGGACCAAACGCAGGAAGAAGGCGATGAGAAGCCTGAGCTCCTAGAGAAACTGACGCAACTAAAATGGCTTTTCGAAGCGCGCGAACAGCTCCACCGCGAGTCATTTGACCTCATCAGCGATCGCGACGACAAATACAAAGCCGTCGCCCTCCTTCCTTACAAGCAAATGAAAATCGAAGACAAGCTACGTGAGACTCAAGCTTTCTTCACCCAGGACGCACTCCGCCGCCGCGTTCAGTACGAAACCGAGGCGCTAACCCGACTCGAGATGTTCCTGGATGTCATTGAGCAGAATGTCATGCGAGGAGTCGAGGTACAGCTCTCGGCATTTTGGGATATCGCCCCGTCCCTCCTGGCTCTTGTGCAGCAGGCGCCTGAGAACCTACGCGGCTTCCAGGTGCAGATCCCTGCAGGCGAATTCGAGGAGAATCCGAGTTACTATGAACATCCGCTGCAATATTTATATACACTGCTTTCGCATGCGGAGAAATCAAGCTACCAGTTCATTGAGTCGCAGACGAATCTGCTGTGCCTCTTGCATGAGGTGAGGTCTGCTGTTATGAGGGCTAGTCGGAAGCTTGTGGAGACACAACGAATCAAGCGTGGAGAGACGGAAGACGATGTTCGTCGTGAGATGCAGGAGACTCGTGCCAATGAAGAACTGGCCCTTACGACTGA